In Equus caballus isolate H_3958 breed thoroughbred chromosome 28, TB-T2T, whole genome shotgun sequence, the following proteins share a genomic window:
- the DUSP6 gene encoding dual specificity protein phosphatase 6 yields the protein MIDTLRPVPFASEMAISKTVEWLNEQLELGNERLLLMDCRPQELYESSHIESAINVAIPGIMLRRLQKGNLPVRALFTRGEDRDRFTRRCGTDTVVLYDESSSDWNENTGGESVLGLLLKKLKDEGCRAFYLEGGFSKFQAEFALHCETNLDGSCSSSSPPLPVLGLGGLRISSDSSSDIESDLDRDPNSATDSDGSPLSNSQPSFPVEILPFLYLGCAKDSTNLDVLEEFGIKYILNVTPNLPNLFENAGEFKYKQIPISDHWSQNLSQFFPEAISFIDEARGKNCGVLVHCLAGISRSVTVTVAYLMQKLNLSMNDAYDIVKMKKSNISPNFNFMGQLLDFERTLGLSSPCDNRVPAQQLYFTTPSNQNVYQVDSLQST from the exons ATGATAGATACGCTCAGACCCGTGCCCTTCGCTTCGGAAATGGCGATCAGCAAGACGGTGGAATGGCTCAACGAGCAGCTGGAGCTGGGTAACGAGCGGCTGCTGCTGATGGACTGCCGGCCGCAGGAGCTGTACGAGTCGTCGCACATCGAGTCAGCCATCAACGTGGCCATCCCGGGCATCATGCTGCGGCGCCTGCAGAAGGGCAACCTGCCCGTGCGCGCGCTCTTCACGCGCGGCGAGGACCGGGACCGCTTCACGCGGCGCTGCGGCACCGACACGGTGGTGCTCTACGACGAGAGTAGTAGCGACTGGAACGAGAACACGGGCGGCGAGTCGGTGCTGGGACTGCTGCTCAAGAAGCTCAAGGACGAGGGCTGCCGGGCGTTCTACCTGGAAG GTGGCTTCAGTAAGTTCCAAGCCGAGTTCGCCCTGCACTGCGAGACCAATCTAGACGGCTCATGTAGCAGCAGCTCGCCACCACTGCCAGTGCTGGGGCTCGGGGGCCTGCGGATCAGCTCCGACTCCTCCTCGGACATTGAGTCTGACCTTGACCGAGACCCCAATAGTGCAACGGACTCAGATGGCAGCCCGCTGTCCAACAGCCAGCCTTCTTTCCCCGTGGAGATCTTGCCCTTCCTCTACTTGGGCTGTGCCAAGGACTCCACCAACCTGGACGTGTTGGAGGAGTTCGGCATCAAGTACATCTTGAACGTCACCCCCAACTTGCCGAATCTCTTTGAGAACGCAGGAGAGTTTAAATACAAACAGATCCCCATCTCGGATCACTGGAGCCAAAACCTGTCCCAGTTTTTCCCTGAAGCCATTTCTTTCATAG ATGAAGCCCGGGGCAAAAACTGTGGCGTGTTGGTGCACTGCTTGGCTGGCATCAGCCGCTCGGTCACTGTGACTGTGGCTTATCTTATGCAGAAGCTCAATCTGTCGATGAACGACGCTTATGACATTGTGAAGATGAAGAAATCCAACATCTCCCCCAATTTCAACTTCATGGGCCAGCTGCTGGACTTCGAGAGGACGCTGGGACTCAGCAGCCCCTGTGACAACCGGGTCCCAGCCCAGCAGCTCTATTTCACCACCCCCTCTAACCAGAATGTCTACCAGGTGGACTCGCTGCAATCCACGTGA